In Devosia beringensis, a single window of DNA contains:
- a CDS encoding BadF/BadG/BcrA/BcrD ATPase family protein gives MTRYYLGVDGGGTNCRVRLADENLVTLAEVKNGRSNLQIDDGEPAYKAILDGTRDAFAAAGLDYAETANTYACFGMAGGRMDSARDEFAARAWPFAGVKVYDDIDIAHAGALGGEEGAVIIVGTGSAAMAVVDGQRHQAGGWGFQVGDQMSGAILGRELVRYAVEAEDGLVAASPLTKAVIAALGGSNQGVMTWSFATDMDLKIISRDGSEGCDDVLIGRAPAEFGKLMPLFIEHLEQGDPVAQKLLELQLGYIETYVQWFKARNARVMAIVGGFGQRLFPLLQQRYGDFVMLPRFEPLHGAVILARQNFS, from the coding sequence GTGACCAGATACTATCTTGGCGTTGATGGCGGCGGTACCAATTGCCGCGTGCGTCTGGCCGATGAAAATCTGGTGACCCTGGCCGAGGTCAAGAACGGCCGCTCCAATCTGCAGATCGACGATGGCGAGCCGGCCTACAAGGCCATTCTTGATGGAACGCGCGACGCTTTCGCGGCCGCCGGGCTCGATTATGCTGAAACCGCCAATACCTACGCCTGCTTCGGCATGGCCGGTGGCCGCATGGACAGCGCCCGCGATGAATTTGCCGCCCGCGCCTGGCCCTTTGCCGGGGTCAAGGTCTATGACGATATCGATATCGCCCATGCTGGCGCCCTGGGTGGCGAAGAGGGCGCGGTCATCATTGTCGGCACCGGTTCGGCGGCCATGGCCGTGGTCGATGGCCAGCGCCACCAGGCTGGCGGCTGGGGCTTCCAGGTCGGTGACCAGATGAGCGGCGCCATCCTCGGCCGCGAACTGGTGCGCTATGCGGTGGAGGCCGAGGACGGTCTGGTCGCGGCCTCGCCGCTGACGAAGGCGGTAATCGCCGCGCTCGGCGGCAGCAACCAAGGCGTCATGACCTGGTCCTTCGCCACCGACATGGACCTCAAGATCATCAGCCGCGACGGCTCGGAGGGCTGCGACGACGTGTTGATCGGCCGCGCCCCGGCGGAGTTCGGAAAGCTGATGCCGCTGTTCATCGAGCACCTCGAGCAGGGCGATCCGGTTGCCCAGAAACTGCTCGAGCTGCAGCTGGGCTATATTGAAACCTATGTGCAATGGTTCAAGGCGCGCAATGCCAGGGTCATGGCCATTGTCGGCGGCTTCGGCCAGCGGCTCTTTCCCCTCCTGCAGCAGCGCTATGGCGACTTCGTCATGTTGCCGCGCTTCGAGCCGCTGCATGGCGCGGTGATCCTTGCCAGGCAGAATTTCTCGTGA
- the zwf gene encoding glucose-6-phosphate dehydrogenase: MSSRIIPVQPFDYVVFGATGDLTKRKLIPALYHRFLDGQFDETSRIIGVSRTKLSDAEFQELARDAVTEFVEEEYHHKGTVDRFVKIFSYIVNDVSNPAGWGDIKKALRDDPKIIRAFYLAVAPDLFEPIAEQLSKTKVYRRDSRVVIEKPLGHDLASSMEINDGVAKIFKEDQVYRIDHYLGKETVQNLLALRFANTMFEPIWNSAHIDHVQLTVAESVGAGTRGYYDESGALRDMIQNHMLQLLCLVAMEPPASDDADALRDEKLKVLRSLKPITNGDVAKNTVRGQYKGVSSETTSVASYQDELPADKKGSRTETFVALKVEIENWRWAGVPFYFRTGKRMASRVSEICIQFKPIPHSIFDHAEGAPKANKLIIRLQPGEGVKMMMMIKDPGPGGMRLREVPLNLSFADTFTERTPEAYERLLLDVIRGSQTLFMRRDELEAAWKWVDPIREAWERASEPPQSYVAGTWGPSGSYALIERDGRTWYEGED; the protein is encoded by the coding sequence GTGTCCAGCCGCATCATCCCCGTCCAGCCCTTCGACTATGTGGTCTTTGGCGCCACCGGCGACCTGACCAAGCGCAAGCTGATCCCGGCGCTTTATCACCGCTTCCTGGATGGCCAGTTCGACGAGACCAGCCGCATCATCGGCGTCTCGCGCACCAAGCTGAGCGACGCCGAATTCCAGGAACTGGCGCGCGATGCCGTCACAGAGTTCGTCGAAGAGGAATATCACCACAAGGGGACCGTTGACCGCTTCGTCAAGATCTTCTCCTACATCGTCAACGACGTCAGCAATCCGGCCGGCTGGGGCGATATCAAGAAGGCCTTACGCGACGATCCCAAGATCATCCGCGCCTTCTACCTGGCCGTGGCGCCCGACCTGTTCGAGCCCATTGCCGAGCAGCTCTCCAAGACCAAGGTCTATCGGCGCGATTCCCGCGTGGTGATCGAAAAGCCGCTTGGCCATGACCTGGCCTCGTCGATGGAAATCAACGATGGCGTGGCCAAGATCTTCAAGGAAGATCAGGTCTACCGCATCGACCACTATCTCGGCAAAGAGACGGTGCAGAACCTTTTGGCGCTGCGCTTTGCCAACACCATGTTCGAGCCGATCTGGAACTCCGCCCATATCGACCACGTCCAGCTCACCGTCGCCGAAAGCGTCGGCGCCGGCACGCGCGGCTATTACGACGAATCCGGCGCCCTGCGCGACATGATCCAGAATCACATGCTGCAGTTGCTGTGCCTGGTGGCCATGGAGCCGCCGGCCAGCGACGATGCCGATGCGCTGCGCGACGAAAAGCTCAAGGTGCTGCGCTCGCTCAAGCCCATCACCAATGGCGACGTCGCCAAGAACACCGTGCGCGGCCAGTACAAGGGGGTCAGCTCGGAGACCACCTCGGTGGCCAGCTACCAGGACGAACTGCCCGCCGACAAGAAGGGCAGCCGCACCGAGACCTTCGTCGCCCTCAAGGTCGAGATCGAGAACTGGCGCTGGGCCGGCGTACCCTTCTATTTCCGCACCGGCAAGCGCATGGCCAGCCGCGTGTCGGAAATCTGCATCCAGTTCAAGCCGATCCCCCATTCCATCTTCGATCATGCCGAGGGCGCGCCCAAGGCCAACAAGCTGATCATCCGCCTGCAGCCCGGCGAGGGCGTCAAGATGATGATGATGATCAAGGATCCGGGCCCGGGCGGCATGCGCCTGCGCGAAGTCCCGCTCAACCTGAGCTTTGCCGATACCTTTACCGAGCGCACGCCCGAAGCCTATGAGCGCCTGCTGCTCGACGTCATCCGTGGCAGCCAGACCCTGTTCATGCGCCGCGACGAGCTCGAGGCCGCCTGGAAGTGGGTAGATCCGATCCGCGAGGCCTGGGAGCGTGCTTCCGAGCCGCCACAGTCCTATGTCGCCGGCACCTGGGGCCCCAGCGGCTCCTATGCCCTGATCGAACGCGACGGCCGCACTTGGTACGAAGGCGAAGACTGA
- the pgl gene encoding 6-phosphogluconolactonase, with amino-acid sequence MTQPVLERRSFADKPTLAMELAEAVADRIRTAIAERGEAAIAVSGGSTPGRFFLNLGKTKDIDWSKVIVTLVDERWVDETSERSNALLVNERMLQGPAAVARFFPLFSGGDEPDAAAVGRTNTLLEGLPEQFAAVVLGMGNDGHTASFFPGGDTLDEALTAEGPTLAIRAPGAGEPRITFTLPRLLRADGLYLHIEGEEKAAVLDAALGDGPVADMPIRAVLRSGHAVNVYWCP; translated from the coding sequence ATGACCCAGCCCGTGCTCGAGCGCCGCAGCTTTGCCGACAAGCCCACCCTGGCCATGGAACTGGCCGAGGCCGTGGCCGACCGCATTCGCACTGCGATCGCCGAGCGGGGCGAGGCCGCCATCGCCGTCAGCGGGGGCTCCACCCCGGGCCGTTTCTTCCTCAATCTGGGCAAGACCAAGGACATCGACTGGTCCAAGGTCATCGTCACCCTGGTCGACGAACGCTGGGTCGACGAGACCAGCGAGCGCTCCAATGCCCTGCTGGTCAATGAACGCATGCTTCAGGGCCCGGCCGCCGTGGCGCGCTTCTTTCCGCTTTTTTCGGGCGGCGACGAACCCGATGCCGCTGCCGTCGGCCGCACCAATACCCTGCTGGAAGGCCTGCCCGAGCAGTTTGCCGCCGTCGTGCTGGGCATGGGCAATGATGGCCATACGGCCTCGTTCTTCCCGGGCGGCGACACGCTTGATGAAGCGCTGACCGCCGAGGGGCCAACCCTGGCGATCCGCGCCCCCGGCGCGGGCGAACCGCGCATCACCTTTACCCTGCCGCGTCTCCTCCGCGCGGATGGGCTGTACCTTCATATCGAGGGGGAGGAAAAGGCCGCCGTGCTGGACGCTGCTTTGGGGGATGGTCCGGTCGCGGACATGCCCATTCGCGCCGTCCTGCGCTCCGGTCACGCCGTCAACGTCTACTGGTGCCCCTAA
- the cobU gene encoding bifunctional adenosylcobinamide kinase/adenosylcobinamide-phosphate guanylyltransferase, with protein sequence MTRHVLVLGGARSGKTAFAESLALRSGNTPVYLATAEVLDGEMRDRVASHQAGRAGQFATIEEPLALSRTLVKAAKSHDVILVDCLTLWITNLLIAGENVSHQVEKLGETLGQLQQTRIIMVSNEVGLGIVPDNAMARTFRDLAGSAHQRLAEICDDVYFVIAGLPMTLKGEPPIPTMGLTQ encoded by the coding sequence ATGACTCGACATGTGCTGGTGCTGGGTGGTGCCCGATCAGGCAAGACCGCCTTTGCCGAAAGCTTGGCGCTGCGCAGCGGCAACACGCCGGTCTATCTGGCTACCGCCGAGGTGCTCGATGGCGAGATGCGCGACCGGGTGGCGAGCCACCAGGCCGGGCGCGCCGGGCAGTTCGCCACCATCGAGGAGCCGCTGGCGCTGTCGCGGACCCTGGTCAAGGCAGCCAAAAGCCATGACGTCATCCTGGTCGATTGCCTGACCCTATGGATCACCAACCTGCTGATCGCAGGCGAAAATGTGTCCCACCAGGTCGAGAAGCTGGGCGAGACGCTGGGCCAGCTGCAGCAGACCCGGATCATCATGGTCAGCAATGAGGTTGGGCTGGGCATCGTGCCGGACAACGCCATGGCCCGCACCTTCCGCGACCTGGCGGGCAGCGCGCATCAGCGCCTGGCCGAGATCTGCGACGATGTCTATTTCGTCATTGCCGGGCTGCCGATGACGCTCAAGGGCGAGCCGCCGATCCCCACAATGGGGCTGACACAGTAG
- the cbiB gene encoding adenosylcobinamide-phosphate synthase CbiB has translation MHAFIAPLALLLERWLGYPPAILARIGHPVMWMGNLLSWLEARLYRVGQTPQQRRLRGVVAMLLLTGLTLVIAVVTQQILRLIPLGFVLEAVLATAFLAQKELGRAVQAVADALLTSLDAGRGMVSHIVGRDPQQLDTAGVSRAAIETLAESTSDGVVAPWFWLVLLGLPGIAIYKAINTADSMIGHKNERYVDFGWAAARLDDLVNLLPARLTAVLVTMACFFVPGASPSKAWQAALRDAGKHRSPNSGWPEAAFAGALGLSLGGPRSYDGEVIDLPTMGQGESVLGPYHIARALDLYRMTLTVLAVVSLLVALGMALG, from the coding sequence ATGCACGCCTTTATCGCCCCCCTCGCTCTGCTGCTCGAGCGCTGGCTGGGTTATCCCCCCGCTATCCTCGCCCGCATCGGTCATCCGGTAATGTGGATGGGCAACCTGCTCAGCTGGCTTGAGGCGCGCCTCTACCGCGTCGGCCAGACCCCGCAGCAGCGGCGGCTGCGCGGCGTGGTGGCCATGCTGCTGCTGACCGGCCTGACTCTGGTGATCGCGGTCGTCACTCAGCAGATCCTGCGCCTCATTCCCCTGGGCTTTGTGCTTGAAGCCGTGCTGGCCACGGCCTTTCTGGCGCAAAAGGAACTCGGCCGCGCCGTGCAGGCGGTGGCCGATGCCCTGCTGACCTCGCTTGACGCCGGTCGCGGCATGGTCAGCCACATTGTCGGCCGCGATCCCCAGCAGCTCGATACGGCCGGCGTCTCCCGTGCCGCCATCGAAACCCTGGCCGAAAGCACCTCCGACGGCGTGGTGGCCCCCTGGTTCTGGCTGGTCCTGCTCGGCCTGCCGGGCATCGCGATCTACAAGGCCATCAACACCGCCGACTCGATGATCGGCCACAAGAACGAGCGCTATGTCGACTTCGGCTGGGCCGCCGCCCGGCTCGACGATCTGGTCAATCTGCTGCCGGCACGGCTGACCGCCGTGCTGGTCACCATGGCCTGCTTCTTCGTTCCCGGCGCCAGTCCCAGCAAGGCCTGGCAGGCAGCGCTGCGCGATGCGGGCAAGCACCGCTCGCCCAATTCGGGTTGGCCGGAGGCCGCCTTTGCCGGCGCCCTCGGCCTGTCGCTGGGCGGACCCAGAAGCTATGACGGCGAGGTCATCGACCTGCCGACCATGGGGCAGGGCGAGTCTGTGCTTGGTCCCTATCACATCGCTCGCGCGCTCGACCTCTACCGCATGACCCTGACCGTGCTGGCGGTGGTGAGCCTGCTCGTTGCCCTCGGCATGGCGCTGGGTTAG